In Flavobacterium luteolum, the DNA window AATTCTTCAAATGGAATATTACAGCTCCAGCTGGATTAATAAAATCAAACGCTTCAGATATGATTCTTTATTTAAAAGCTGTTCTAAACGAAAAAAGCGCTGTTGGTAAAGCTGCATTGATTACAGAAAAAATCTACTATAAAGACCAAAAAAGAGAAATGGGATTAGGTTTAGGTATTATGACAGATGATAAAAATACCATTTATTCAAAATCTGGAGATTCTATGGGACAGTCTTCTATTATATGTTATAATAGAGACAAAAATTGGGGAATCATTATATTATTAGATCAGCGAAATTCAAAAATGAGACAAAATTTACTAAATACAATCTATGATACTGTTTTAAAATAAACTAAAATAAAAACTCCTCAATTTATTTGAGGAGTTTTGTTATTAAAGTTGCTCAGCGGTGCTCAGAAAACGATTATACTCTAGAATCTTATTCTTTAACCTTTCTGCTAAATAAGCGTTTCCATCTTTAAGCTCATTGTGAATAATTTCGGCTTCTTCAATATATTTTAACTTTTTCTCATCATTCCAATAATACGGAGGTTGATATAAATTACATATTCTATCCGCCATTTTTACAGCCCAAACTTCTATTGGCTGCTTTTTAATTCTGTTTAAGCTATCGCGCATTTTTTCAAACGAATCCTGAATTTCCTCATTTTTAGTTAATGCCAAAACTCCCGATGCGACCTGAGTTCCAAATAAATCAATAACTTTTTCATAAGTAAATGCAGTGTCTTCAATAGTATCATGAAGCATTGCACATTTTACAGCTAAATCGGCATTCATATCTTCTGTAAACCGCACAGCATTTAAAACTTCAAAAACCACACTTCCAATATGATTGATGTATTCTACCCTTTCACCTTCATTACTGCCTCCATATTTTTGTCCGTCATGAAGTTTTGAAACCAATTGCCAAATATTTTGTATTTCGTCTATAGACCAGTCTTTTTGCTGTTGCATAATTTTAATTTTGATTGGATGTAATTTATTGCTTTTTTTCGAATATTGAAAACATTCAATCAACCTTCTGCTTTTCTTTTATGATATGATTGTATATTAGCTTCAACTAAAACTAAATCTTTAATCGGAATGAATAATACTCAAGAGCTAATAGAAATATTACCTTTTCCCGAATTTGAGAATACTTTTAATAGTATAAATTCAAATGAAAAATTTGTTTTTTTGCCTCTTGCTACACTTCAATTTAAGAAGCATTCAGAATTTGAGAATAAGAGCTTTCATTTTGTTTCGATTTGGGATACAGGAGATTATGAGGAAAGTTTTTTTAATGAGTTTAGAAAAAGTATAAGTTGTATCAAATTCAAAATAGAAAACAATAAGTATTCTTATCCAGAAGGCTTGAATTTTCCTTTTGTTGATTTATTATCTCAAGCATATGATTTAACTCACCAAAATTTCCAGCAGAATTTAGATTACTATTTAGAACCTAAAAGCTATCATGAATTTTCCTCTGAAAAAAGTATTTTCAGCCAAGGACGAGAATTTGTCTTTAATTCCTTAAACGGCATCGATAAATTTGAATCAAGTTATTATTATGAAAGGATAACACAATATTTATATACCAAAGAAAAATATAAACTTTTTGACAAAATAAATCCACAGTTTACTTATTCTGAAACTTTTATCGGTATAACAACGACCAAAGAAGAAGTTATGACAGGATTTAATGAAGAGGGAAAATCTAAAGATGAAATCATTAATAATCTGCTAGGAACGCCAGAATGGTTGCAGTCGCCTGAAGAAATTCCGGAAAAACTAAATTTAATTTTTATAGGAAGTGTTTATGAAGGAGATTTTACAAATGGATCAGCAGAAATATATCTTTTTTGGGATAAAGAAAATGATGAAGCCTATCAATTTTTTCAGTGGACATAGAGACGATTAAACATTAAGTTAAATTACGATGCAGGAAATTTTAGAAATAAAAGAACTAAATACCGAGGACATAAAATTTCTTAAAAAAGAATTAAAAAAAACGTATGTGCTTTCATTTTTTCTATCTCTCTTAGGCATTGCATTGCCAATTTACTTAATTTATCTAACTGTTACTAATAGTGATCTTGAAGACAAAGGATTTCCATTATTAATGATAGTAGTAATTTTTGGCTTTTGGACTTATGCTGCTATCAAAGCAATGATAACTACTAGAGAAGAAAAACAGAATTTATTACTGCAAAAAAAGATAGAAGGAAATCTGAAAGTTTTAGAAAAAGAAATTGTAACTAATGAAGGTTATGAATCGGATACAGAATCATATGAAATAACAATTTATTCTGAGATTGAACAAAAACACAGAAATATTTCAATTAATAGAAAAGACTATGATAAAATCGAAGTTGGAGATTTTGTTGGAATAACCTATTTTACTGATAATACTTCTATAAAAGCACTAATTTTTAAAGAGCAAGATTTAAAGTATAAGTCTTTTACACACAAGAGAAAGTCTGATCAAAAGTAAACAGAAGCTTTTATGACATCATTAATAGAATATTTTGAAAAGTTAGGCTTTCCAGAACATACATTAGCTGAATTTTTAAGCTGTATAAAAACAAGACAATTTTTGGCAAATGAGCTAATTTTAGTCCAAGGACAGTCAGAAAATTATTTATCATTTGTAGATTCAGGAGTTGTTAGATATTATGTGGTCGCAAACGACAAGGAAATTACTTTTGATTTTGCGTTTAAAGATTCCTTTTACTGCGCCTACGACTCATTTTATAATAGAGCTAAAACCGAAATTTACGTTCAGGCATTAACTGATTGCCTATTATATTCTATATCATACGAAAGTTTACAGCGTCTTTACGAAAAATGCGAAACAGCAAAGAAACTTGGACGCATCGCAACTGAATATTTGCTTGATAAAAAAGTAAAAAGAGAATTGGATCTTCTGACCAAAACACCGCAAGAAAGGTATGAAAGGTTGCTATTTGAACAGCCAAAATACATTCAGCAGATTCCGCTAAAGTATCTTGCTTCTTATATTGGCGTGGTACCAGAAACTTTAAGCCGAATAAGAAAACGCATTTCTTGACCAAAGTCAATTTGCAGACCATTTATTAGACTCAGATTTGTACGAACATTTTAACAATTTAAAATCAAGTACAAATGAAAGTTACAATTACACATATCGACACGGCTTGCGTGCTGATAAACATAAATGGATTTAAAATTTTGACTGACCCTACTCTTGATAAAAAAGATGGATTTTTTCCTCAATATGTCAGCAGTCCGATGGCATTTTCAAAAAAATACTGCAGTCCTTCCCTATCTATTGAAGAAATTGGAAAAATAGATTTGGTTTTGTTAAGCCATGATCATCATAGTGATAATTTGGACAAAAAAGGGCGTGTATTTATTCAAACAGTTTCAACTGTTCTCTCCACAAAAGACGCTGTAAAACGGTTAAAAAACACCAATACAATAGGACTTGACAACTGGCAGGAATATGAAGTTGAAACTGAAAAGGTAAAAAAACTAAAAATTACTGCTATACCGGCTCAGCATACTAATATCAAAAGATTGAACAAAGTTATGGGAAAAGTGATTGGTTTTACATTAGAATGGGAAGGTCAGCAAAACGGCTGTTTGTATATTTCGGGAGATACAGTTCTTTTTGAAGGTTTGCATGAACTGGAGCAAAAGAAAAAAGTAGAGATTGCTATTTTGCATTTAGGAGCTGGAGCATTTCCGTACTTAAAAAAGAATCTAAGAGTTACGATGAATGGCGAAGAGGCAATTGCCGCGGCTAAACTTTTAAAACCTAGTATTGTAATTCCGATACATTACGAAGGCTGGTGGCACTTTAAGCAATCTGTAAAATCTTTAAAGAGCGAAATTGAAAAGTCTGAGGTAAAGGGGAAATTTTTGTGGCTAAAAAGTGGTGTTGAGACAATTCTAGCAAAATAGAGTCTTAATAAACTTAGCTATGGAATTAAAATATCAGAAAACATAAATTAAAACAAAAAGAGACCGTGAAAGTCTCTTTTTGTTTTAAAAATATCTGAAAAGCTTATTTATCTTTAATTAGTTTTTCCAAAGCTTTAATATGTTCGTCTTTAGCTTTTAAAAGTTCTGTATTTAATCGTTTAATTTCTTCTAAAGCTTCAATCCATTTGTCTATCGGGTTCACATTAAAAGTTGGATAATAATTATAGCCGTTAGATTGATCATTAAATGTATTAGAAATAATATTTATGGCTTGTTCTTCATCCAAGTTTCGAAACGCTTCGACAGGAATTCTCAAAGAATTAGAGATCTGTTTCAGCAGACTGTCTTCAATTACGTCTTTCTGCTCTAGCATAGAAATTTTCTTCTGGTTCCAGTCTTCTCCCAAATCATAAGCCAATGCCTCTTGTTTTATGCCTAACATTTCTCTGAAACGCTTAACGTTTCTTCCCTGATGAATTTTCTGTTCCATAATGAATATTAATTTTCTGAAATTTCAAAGATAAAAAACATCTCGTAAAATATCTTTTTTATTAGATATTATATCCAAATCTAGAATGTTTTTTTATGCTAATACAATCTTTTTTTTCTCAATAATTTTCCGCAAATTATTCAATGCATAACGCATTCTTCCCAATGCTGTATTTATACTAATTTCTTTCTCCTCAGCTATTTCTTTGAAACTCATATTGCAATATATTCTCATTATCAATATTTCTTTTTGATCGTAAGCAAGCTCTTCTATAAGTTTTTTAAAATCAATTTGAAGCTCGTCTACAATTATTCTATTTTCAATATTTGGAGAATTATCAAATAGAATAGAAAAAAAAGAAAATTCATCAGTATCTCTTTGCATTGGCATTCGTTTTATTTTACGAAAATGATCAATAATCAAATTGTGAGAAATTCTCATTACCCAAGAAACGAATTTTTCTTCTTCCTTATATGAGTTGTTTTTAAGTGTCTTAATTACTTTAACAAACGTATCTTGAAAAATATCATTTGCAAGATCTGTATCCTTAATCTTCGAATATATAAAACCATATATTCGTGATTTATGTCTATTTATTAATTTTGAGAGTGCTTCTTCGTTGCCTTCTACATATTTTTTTATCAATAAAGAATCAGGCATAGTCAATTCAGTCATTATTTTAAACTTTTAATTTTTGGAGTTGCAAAATTACAGATGAATTGAATGTATCTTTTTGCTTATTAGGGCTTTAAAGTATAAAAATAGGATCATTTTTTTGTATAGTTCCAGTCTTCTTCAAACACATAAGTGTAACATTTCTAACTATTCTTGTTGTAGAGGTTTTTGTTTATATTAAAAAGTCTAAAATATTACTTAAAATATTTTTTAAATTGCCTGAAATAGAAATCATTTATTATTCGCAGAAAATGAATAAAACAACAATAATACTAATTTTAGCAACAGTAATTTTTTCTTGCAAGCAAGAAAGTAAATCGGAGCTGAATTCTATTAATGTACAAACTTTAGATTCAGTAAAAACCACAGAAAAGAGAAAAAAGTCAATAAGTAATGATGATAAAAGCATTTATACTAAATATGAATACACTGATTCTGCCGGTAAAAATCTAATACTGCAAAACAGCCTGCCAAAAGGTGGAATTAGTTATACTGATCCTAGAGGGCATAAATATATTTATGCTATATTTTGGACTCGAATAATTAATGAAACAGATAATTCTATTGAATTGAAAATCAACTTTCCCATGGATTCTTATGAGATTCCTGCTTTGCCTGGGAAATATTATAAAACATTGATTCCTTCTGACACGATGACAATTCAGAAAATACCTTTATTTAATTATGGTTTGACAAATTTGGAACCTTTTTTTGATAAGAATATTGATAAGCCGTCTTCATTAAAAAGAATTATAAGACCAAAAGAATTGACTGGTTTTTATGTTGTAACACTTCGTTTGGTTGGAGGTGAGAAATATGGTGTCTTACGAACAGAATTTAGTTTAAAAGGACAAAATCTTTTTTATAAAATAAGAGATAAAGAAATTCAGTGTGGAAGTATAGAAATAAAATAAACTTATTAAAAGCAAAAAGCCTGCATATCTTTCGATTTACAGGCTTTTTTGTGGGGAGAGCAGGATTCGAACCTGCGAAGTTCACACAGCAGATTTACAGTCTGCCCTCGTTGGCCGCTTGAGTATCTCCCCAAATCTGAGTGCAAATAATGATTCATTGCATTCAGGAAAGTCAAAAAAAAAAATCCTTAATTTCTTAAGGAGTTTTTTGTGGGCGATGAGGGGTTCGAACCCCCGACCCCCTCGGTGTAAACGAGGTGCTCTGAACCAGCTGAGCTAATCGCCCTATTTTACTAGGTTGCTATCATTTGTGATTGCGAGTGCAAATATACATTTAGAATTTATATTTGCAAGCCTTTTTTATTAAAAAATTTGTGGGCGATGAGGGGTTCGAACCCCCGACCCCCTCGGTGTAAACGAGGTGCTCTGAACCAGCTGAGCTAATCGCCCTATTTTACTAGGCTGCTATCGTTTGTGATTGCGAGTGCAAATGTACAGCTAGATTTTATATTTACAAGCCTTTTTAGAAAAAAAATGAAATATTTTTTTACGTTTTTATTTAGAAGGCTATTTTTCAAACCTTTAAAAAATGAAGTTTTTTTACTATTTTCTTATAATTTCGTTAAAAAGCCAAATTGAGAGCTGTAATTCTTAATATTCCTTTGTAGTGATTCGACTTAGTTATACATTTGCATACCTAAAAAATAGTATACTCTAATGGCACGATTTAAAGAAAATGATTTGCCTAAATCAAAAATAACGGCTACCTCACTTAACAAAGCAAAAACAATTTTCACATACGCAGGACATCACAAATGGAAATTCTTCATTGGTTTGATTTTTCTGCTTTTAACAGGTGCTACCGCCCTAGCCTTTCCAAAATTAATGGGAATGCTGGTAGATTGCGTAAAAAATAAGAACAACGACGAAGCAAATACAATTGCTTTGGGGTTAGTAGTAATTCTGTTTCTACAGTCTTTTTTCTCATTTTTCAGATTATCATTATTTGTAAATTTTACCGAAAATACACTAGCAAACTTACGCTTGGCTTTATACACGAATCTGGTAAAATTGCCCATGACTTTCTTCTCTCAAAAAAGAGTTGGTGAATTAAACAGTAGAATTAGTGCCGATATTACACAGATTCAAGATACTCTAACAACAACAATTGCGGAGTTTTTACGTCAGTTCATCTTAATCATTGGTGGAGTTATTCTTTTAGCAACTGAAAGCTTCAAATTGACGCTATTAATGCTTTCAGTAGTGCCTTTAGTAGCAATTGCAGCGGTTGTATTTGGTCGATTTATTAGAAAATATTCTAAAAAAGTACAAGATCAGGTTGCCGAAAGCCAGGTAATAGTAGAAGAAACAATGCAAGGAATTAGTATCGTGAAAGCTTTTGCTAACGAATGGTATGAAATTGCAAGATATAAAGGAAAAATTAGCGAAGTGGTAAAATTGGCTATTAAAGGCGGTAAATACCGAGGTTATTTTGCCTCGTTTATCATTTTCTGTTTATTTGGAGCAATTGTAGCAGTAGTATGGTATGGCGTTCGTTTAAGTATTGCTGGTGAAATGAGCGTTGGCCAGTTAATTTCGTTCGTGTTGTATTCTACTTTTGTTGGAGCTTCATTTGGGGGAATTGCCGAATTATATGCTCAAATCCAAAAAGCAATTGGTGCAACAGAACGTGTTTT includes these proteins:
- a CDS encoding RNA polymerase sigma factor encodes the protein MTELTMPDSLLIKKYVEGNEEALSKLINRHKSRIYGFIYSKIKDTDLANDIFQDTFVKVIKTLKNNSYKEEEKFVSWVMRISHNLIIDHFRKIKRMPMQRDTDEFSFFSILFDNSPNIENRIIVDELQIDFKKLIEELAYDQKEILIMRIYCNMSFKEIAEEKEISINTALGRMRYALNNLRKIIEKKKIVLA
- a CDS encoding Crp/Fnr family transcriptional regulator codes for the protein MTSLIEYFEKLGFPEHTLAEFLSCIKTRQFLANELILVQGQSENYLSFVDSGVVRYYVVANDKEITFDFAFKDSFYCAYDSFYNRAKTEIYVQALTDCLLYSISYESLQRLYEKCETAKKLGRIATEYLLDKKVKRELDLLTKTPQERYERLLFEQPKYIQQIPLKYLASYIGVVPETLSRIRKRIS
- a CDS encoding HD domain-containing protein, whose product is MQQQKDWSIDEIQNIWQLVSKLHDGQKYGGSNEGERVEYINHIGSVVFEVLNAVRFTEDMNADLAVKCAMLHDTIEDTAFTYEKVIDLFGTQVASGVLALTKNEEIQDSFEKMRDSLNRIKKQPIEVWAVKMADRICNLYQPPYYWNDEKKLKYIEEAEIIHNELKDGNAYLAERLKNKILEYNRFLSTAEQL
- a CDS encoding XRE family transcriptional regulator, which gives rise to MEQKIHQGRNVKRFREMLGIKQEALAYDLGEDWNQKKISMLEQKDVIEDSLLKQISNSLRIPVEAFRNLDEEQAINIISNTFNDQSNGYNYYPTFNVNPIDKWIEALEEIKRLNTELLKAKDEHIKALEKLIKDK
- a CDS encoding MBL fold metallo-hydrolase, with the translated sequence MKVTITHIDTACVLININGFKILTDPTLDKKDGFFPQYVSSPMAFSKKYCSPSLSIEEIGKIDLVLLSHDHHSDNLDKKGRVFIQTVSTVLSTKDAVKRLKNTNTIGLDNWQEYEVETEKVKKLKITAIPAQHTNIKRLNKVMGKVIGFTLEWEGQQNGCLYISGDTVLFEGLHELEQKKKVEIAILHLGAGAFPYLKKNLRVTMNGEEAIAAAKLLKPSIVIPIHYEGWWHFKQSVKSLKSEIEKSEVKGKFLWLKSGVETILAK
- a CDS encoding ABC transporter ATP-binding protein, translating into MARFKENDLPKSKITATSLNKAKTIFTYAGHHKWKFFIGLIFLLLTGATALAFPKLMGMLVDCVKNKNNDEANTIALGLVVILFLQSFFSFFRLSLFVNFTENTLANLRLALYTNLVKLPMTFFSQKRVGELNSRISADITQIQDTLTTTIAEFLRQFILIIGGVILLATESFKLTLLMLSVVPLVAIAAVVFGRFIRKYSKKVQDQVAESQVIVEETMQGISIVKAFANEWYEIARYKGKISEVVKLAIKGGKYRGYFASFIIFCLFGAIVAVVWYGVRLSIAGEMSVGQLISFVLYSTFVGASFGGIAELYAQIQKAIGATERVFELLDENPEKINSDSSQNQEKIKGNVTFKNVAFSYPTRQEIQVLKDVNFSAEFGQKIAIVGPSGAGKSTISSLLLRFYDITSGEITVDGKNIYDYDLENLRGNMSIVPQDVILFGGTIRENIAYGKPDATDEEIMQAAKQANAFNFVDGFPEKFETLVGERGVKLSGGQRQRIAIARALLKNPSILILDEATSSLDSESEKLVQEALEVLMEGRTSIIIAHRLSTIRNADKILVLDNGKISEEGTHQELISLENGIYKNLSNLQFSNS